In Fusarium falciforme chromosome 10, complete sequence, a single genomic region encodes these proteins:
- a CDS encoding General amino acid permease AGP2-like protein 2 produces MGVDKGSKTIGHDGFDGSKSEVAVGESLQIPRNQLQRHLKNRQIQLIAIGGSIGTFIFVSIGGTLSKSGPASLLIAWTLYSCVIALVNNCVAEMTVYMPVGGGFIRMAGKWVDDAWGFLAGWNFFIYEALLVPFEITALTLVLSFWTDRIPAAAVCGVCIVLYGALNLLSVGVYGEAEFWLSGGKVVLLLIVFAFTFLTMVGANPQHDVYGFRYWNNPGAFAAYQSAGALGQFEGFFAALSNAIFAIVGPEYINLVAGESQHPRTYLKNAFKTIYWRFGLFFIGSALCVGIIVPYDDPTLLAILGGDTAGSGTAKASPYVIGMQNLGVDVLPHIVNALLLTSIFSAGNTYTYAAIRSLYGLALEGHAPVFLTRCTSSGVPIWCVGIVMLFPFLSFLQVSNSTGQVLTWLVSVITAGGAMNYIVITTTYIFFYRACKAQEIDRSAFPYRAYLQPFCGYFSLVFLVLLVGASGYASFAPWDTAGFVTSYAMVILAPVLFFFWKVIKKTKFVKPLEADLVWEKPMIYEYEASIEDSPTGFWQECIDMFRWRKAGGNDRSA; encoded by the exons ATGGGCGTAGATAAAGGCTCCAAGACTATCGGCCACGATGGATTTGACGGCTCCAAGTCCGAGGTGGCTGTCGGCGAGAGTCTTCAAATCCCGAGGAATCAGCTCCAGCGCCACCTCAAGAACCGGCAGATCCAACTGATCGCCATCGGAGGCTCGATCGGAACCTTTATCTTTGTCAGCATCGGCGGCACGCTTTCTAAATCTGGCCCGGCAAGCTTGTTGATTGCTTGGACACTATACTCTTGTGTTATCGCCTTGGTCAACAACTGCGTTGCCGAGATGACTGTCTACATGCCTGTTGGGGGAGGATTTATCCGAATGGCAGGCAAGTGGGTTGACGACGCATGGGGCttcctggctggctggaacTTCTTCATCTACGAAGCTCTCCTGGTCCCCTTTGAAATCACCGCCTTGACTCTTGTGCTCTCCTTCTGGACGGATCGAATCCCCGCGGCCGCAGTCTGCGGAGTGTGCATCGTTCTCTATGG GGCACTCAACCTCCTCAGCGTGGGCGTTTACGGCGAGGCCGAATTCTGGCTCTCGGGCGGAAAGGTGGTCCTGCTCCTTATAGTCTTTGCCTTTACTTTCTTGACCATGGTCGGCGCAAATCCACAGCATGACGTCTATGGGTTCAGATACTGGAATAACCCTGGGGCATTCGCAGCGTACCAGTCAGCTGGTGCCTTGGGACAGTTCGAGGGCTTCTTTGCAGCCTTGTCCAACGCCATCTTCGCCATCGTGGGCCCCGAGTATATCAACCTCGTGGCCGGAGAATCGCAGCATCCACGCACCTATCTCAAGAATGCCTTCAAGACGATTTACTGGCGTTttggcctcttcttcatcggtAGCGCCCTTTGCGTCGGCATTATCGTCCCTTACGATGACCCTACCCTCCTAGCTATCCTCGGAGGCGACACAGCCGGGTCTGGAACCGCAAAGGCATCACCTTACGTTATCGGCATGCAAAACCTCGGAGTTGATGTCTTGCCACACATCGTCAACGCACTCCTCCTAACCAGTATCTTCTCCGCTGGCAACACTTATACCTACGCTGCCATCAGGAGCCTATACGGGTTAGCGCTTGAGGGTCACGCGCCTGTATTCCTCACTAGATGCACCAGTAGCGGTGTGCCTATCTGGTGCGTCGGTATCGTCATGCTCTTCCctttcctctccttcttgcAAGTTTCAAACAGCACTGGTCAAGTGTTGACCTGGCTTGTAAGCGTCATCACGGCCGGCGGTGCCATGAACTACATTGTCATCACCACAACATACATCTTTTTTTACCGGGCCTGCAAAGCTCAAGAGATTGATCGGTCTGCTTTCCCATATCGGGCGTACCTTCAGCCCTTTTGCGGATATTTCAGCCTTGTCTTCCTGGTCTTGCTGGTCGGCGCATCCGGCTATGCCAGCTTTGCCCCTTGGGACACTGCAGGCTTTGTCACCAGTTACGCCATGGTCATCCTAGCCCCtgttctctttttcttctggAAGGTTatcaagaagaccaagtttGTCAAGCCTCTTGAAGCAGATCTCGTGTGGGAGAAGCCGATGATCTACGAGTACGAAGCATCGATTGAGGACTCTCCCACGGGATTCTGGCAGGAATGCATTGACATGTTCCGGTGGCGCAAAGCGGGCGGAAATGACAGGAGTGCATGA
- a CDS encoding Cupin-3 domain-containing protein → MSLALQHFPKAQEAKLPFYGDYKNLYIGDTVSSTKDDPVAPLTSGFFRAEAGAKTTSTYTYFEVKLVVEGDLIVSDGTGQKVNAVAGDVLYFPKGATITFESKNGGAAFYVGQRAQKFE, encoded by the exons ATGTCTCTCGCCCTGCAACACTTCCCCAAGGCCCAAGAGGCCAAGCTGCCTTTCTACGGTGATTACAAGAATCTTTACATTGGCGATACTGTTTCCAG CACGAAAGATGACCCGGTTGCTCCCCTGACCAGTGGATTCTTCCGTGCCGAGGCCGGCGCTAAGACAACCTCAACCTACACTTACTTTGAGGTCAAGCTCGTTGTCGAAGGCGACTTGATCGTCTCTGACGGTACAGGCCAAAAGGTTAATGCTGTGGCTGGCGACGTCTTGTACTTCCCCAAGGGCGCTACCA TTACTTTCGAGTCCAAGAACGGAGGGGCTGCTTTCTAT gttGGACAGAGGGCCCAGAAGTTTGAGTAG